A genomic region of Arachis hypogaea cultivar Tifrunner chromosome 5, arahy.Tifrunner.gnm2.J5K5, whole genome shotgun sequence contains the following coding sequences:
- the LOC112804120 gene encoding ethylene-responsive transcription factor ERF027-like has product MASSSSSSKRHPLYHGIRCRGGKWVSEIRQPRKASRIWLGTFPTAEMAAAAYDVAALALKGDSAVLNLPESAGKYQIPVTNSPDDIRRAATAAAALMKKNPQEPITTPHIITVNNNDNNTLVDGINNNHIINSSSWYEDNDFMDEEAIFRMPSLLVDMAEGMLLSPPRIILSPSPPSYNSGDGGDTLWSYF; this is encoded by the coding sequence AtggcttcatcatcatcatcttcaaagAGGCACCCGCTGTACCACGGAATCAGGTGTCGAGGAGGCAAATGGGTCTCCGAAATCCGGCAGCCACGTAAGGCTTCAAGAATATGGCTGGGGACGTTCCCCACGGCTGAGATGGCGGCTGCCGCCTACGACGTTGCCGCATTAGCACTCAAAGGCGACAGCGCCGTTCTCAACCTTCCTGAGTCAGCTGGAAAGTACCAAATTCCTGTAACTAACTCCCCTGATGACATCCGCAGGGCTGCCACTGCTGCTGCCGCTTTGATGAAGAAGAACCCTCAAGAACCCATCACCACTCCTCACATTATTActgttaataataatgataataacacTCTTGTTGATGGTATTAACAACAACCATATTATTAATTCGTCATCATGGTATGAGGATAATGATTTCATGGACGAGGAAGCTATATTCCGCATGCCAAGTTTGCTGGTGGATATGGCTGAGGGCATGCTTCTGTCGCCGCCGAGAATAATACTCAGCCCATCTCCGCCATCGTACAACTCCGGTGACGGAGGTGACACTTTGTGGAGTTACTTTTGA